From Scophthalmus maximus strain ysfricsl-2021 chromosome 14, ASM2237912v1, whole genome shotgun sequence, one genomic window encodes:
- the kbtbd7 gene encoding kelch repeat and BTB domain-containing protein 7: MAAALSCFSGPEVLEDAGHARVLVTELKLLYECRLLGDVTIGVECEDEDEEPRGGGRVDRLFLCSRNVLAAASPYFKSMFTGGLHESAQERVVIRGVDPESMSVIVEYCYTGRVTVTEGNVQRLYAAANMLQLEYIRKACASFMTRRLDLSNCVGVLRFADTYDNPELKETAQAFIARNFGQLCGGGELGELDLAQLRELLSLDTLDVDCERKVCSAALQWIETNAPQRREDALRALECVRWNLFTDKDKCYLEGLMARPVVEKHLASFFNSATDDGCGMSQTQDTPKHRIGVSAKEMILFFGLPNDNIMCCDPYSEDLYFMAPPLEDLSSQDYKRSTMESLIACATPDNNLYLASHLSKHFWLYNPVLNSWLELAERPLGRIHSGMGYLNGHVYLLGGRNPVTDTRLKEVECYSVQRNQWTFVAPLPHSLGKMQVVALNDHLYVVNKRRMLCYDPKRNRWRHCGSLRRDKLHKACVFQDQIICVCDIPVVKAYSPTRGEWKRLGDIPIDSRALNYQVIQHNSKLLLLTQTLLQHNKNRVLIHEYDPARDTWKNVMAVYVSTLGPVCVSTRMYPACLGSAHSFSTEEDDDSGSSADWDFDGLTDADSDSGSSSSFSDENW, translated from the coding sequence ATGGCCGCGGCGCTGAGTTGCTTCAGCGGCCCCGAGGTGCTGGAGGACGCGGGTCACGCTCGGGTCCTGGTGACCGAGCTGAAGCTGCTGTACGAGTGTCGGCTGCTCGGCGACGTCACCATCGGGGTCGAGtgcgaggacgaggacgaggagccgCGCGGCGGCGGCCGCGTCGACCGGCTGTTCCTGTGCAGCCGCAACGTGCTCGCCGCCGCCAGCCCGTACTTCAAGAGCATGTTCACCGGCGGGCTGCACGAGAGCGCGCAGGAGCGGGTGGTCATACGCGGCGTGGACCCCGAGTCCATGTCGGTCATCGTCGAGTACTGCTACACGGGCAGGGTGACGGTGACGGAGGGCAACGTGCAGCGGCTGTACGCGGCGGCCAACATGCTCCAGCTGGAGTACATCAGGAAGGCGTGCGCCAGCTTCATGACGCGGCGGCTGGACCTCTCCAACTGCGTCGGGGTGCTGAGGTTCGCGGACACCTACGACAACCCCGAGCTGAAGGAGACCGCGCAGGCCTTCATCGCCAGGAACTTCGGCCAGCTGTGCGGCGGCGGGGAGCTCGGCGAGCTGGACTTGGCGCAGCTGAGGGAGCTGCTGTCCCTGGACACGCTGGACGTGGACTGCGAGAGGAAGGTGTGCTCCGCGGCCCTGCAGTGGATCGAGACCAACGCGCCACAGCGCAGGGAGGACGCACTGCGGGCGCTGGAGTGCGTGCGCTGGAACCTGTTCACCGACAAGGACAAGTGCTACCTGGAGGGGCTCATGGCGAGGCCCGTCGTCGAGAAACACCTGGCGTCCTTCTTCAACAGTGCCACCGACGACGGCTGCGGCATGTCCCAGACACAGGACACACCCAAACACCGGATAGGCGTGAGCGCCAAAGAGATGATTCTCTTCTTCGGCCTGCCCAACGACAACATCATGTGCTGCGACCCCTACTCGGAGGACCTGTACTTCATGGCCCCTCCGTTGGAAGACCTCAGCAGTCAGGACTACAAACGCTCCACCATGGAGTCGCTCATCGCCTGTGCCACGCCCGACAACAACCTCTACCTGGCCTCCCACCTGTCCAAACACTTCTGGCTGTACAACCCGGTGCTGAACAGCTGGCTGGAGTTGGCCGAGCGACCGCTGGGGAGGATACACTCGGGCATGGGCTACCTCAACGGCCACGTGTACCTTCTGGGGGGAAGGAATCCAGTGACGGACACCAGGCTGAAGGAGGTCGAGTGCTACAGCGTCCAGAGGAACCAGTGGACGTTCGTGGCTCCCCTGCCTCACTCCCTGGGCAAAATGCAGGTGGTGGCGTTGAACGACCACCTGTACGTGGTGAACAAGAGGAGAATGCTCTGCTACGACCCCAAGAGGAACCGCTGGCGCCACTGTGGCTCGCTGAGACGAGACAAGCTCCACAAGGCCTGCGTGTTTCAGGACCAGATCATCTGCGTGTGCGATATCCCCGTGGTGAAGGCCTACAGCCCCACCAGGGGCGAATGGAAGAGGTTGGGCGACATTCCCATCGACAGCCGAGCTCTGAATTACCAGGTGATCCAGCACAACAGcaagctgctgctcctcactcagactctgctgcagcacaacaaaaaCCGGGTCCTCATCCACGAGTACGACCCAGCCAGGGACACGTGGAAGAACGTCATGGCGGTCTACGTGTCCACGCTGGGGCCCGTGTGCGTTTCCACGCGCATGTACCCGGCGTGTCTGGGCTCGGCTCACAGCTTCTCCacggaggaggacgacgacagTGGCTCCAGTGCCGACTGGGACTTTGATGGGTTGACGGACGCCGACTCGGACTCTggcagctccagctccttctcAGACGAGAACTGGTAG
- the zgc:101559 gene encoding ras-related protein Rab-33B-like isoform X2 — MAIIENKPAVEFDTVFGRDDSVEVSAHRDHEAAHARVFKMIVIGDSNVGKTCLTYRFCGGTFLNNQEATIGVDFRERTLQLDGESIKIWDTAGQERFRRSMVEHYYRSVHAVIFVYDVTSLASFESIPEWIEECSRHCVGPLVPRIMVGNKCDLRDHREVPTAAAQCLADRYNFPLFETSAKDPAEKEHVDAIFLTIAYRLKSHKPLRLKQLSESSSVTHLWNQREQESATCQC; from the exons ATGGCCATAATAGAAAACAAACCTGCGGTGGAATTTGACACAGTGTTCGGTCGAGACGACTCCGTGGAGGTGTCCGCTCACCGCGACCACGAGGCCGCACACGCACGGGTCTTCAAGATGATCGTGATCGGGGACTCGAACGTGGGGAAGACGTGTCTCACGTACCGATTCTGCGGAGGCACTTTCCTGAACAACCAGGAGGCAACGATCGGGGTCGACTTCAGAGAGAGGACGCTGCAGCTCGACGGGGAGAGCATCAAG ATCTGGGACACGGCCGGTCAGGAGCGCTTCAGGAGGAGCATGGTGGAGCACTACTACCGCAGCGTGCACGCCGTCATCTTTGTGTACGACGTGACCAGCCTGGCCTCCTTCGAGAGCATCCCCGAGTGGATCGAGGAATGCAGCCGTCACTGTGTGGGGCCCCTGGTGCCCCGCATCATGGTGGGAAACAAGTGCGACCTGAGGGACCACCGGGAGGTCCCCACGGCCGCCGCCCAGTGTCTCGCCGACAGATACAACTTCCCGCTGTTTGAGACTTCGGCCAAAGACCCCGCTGAGAAGGAACACGTGGATGCCATCTTTCTGACGATAGCCTACAGGCTGAAGAGTCACAAACCTCTGAGACTGAAGCAGCTGAGTGAGAGCAGCAGCGTGACCCATCTGTGGAACCAGAGAGAGCAGGAATCCGCAACGTGTCAATGCTGA
- the zgc:101559 gene encoding ras-related protein Rab-33B-like isoform X1, with amino-acid sequence MAIIENKPAVEFDTVFGRDDSVEVSAHRDHEAAHARVFKMIVIGDSNVGKTCLTYRFCGGTFLNNQEATIGVDFRERTLQLDGESIKLQIWDTAGQERFRRSMVEHYYRSVHAVIFVYDVTSLASFESIPEWIEECSRHCVGPLVPRIMVGNKCDLRDHREVPTAAAQCLADRYNFPLFETSAKDPAEKEHVDAIFLTIAYRLKSHKPLRLKQLSESSSVTHLWNQREQESATCQC; translated from the exons ATGGCCATAATAGAAAACAAACCTGCGGTGGAATTTGACACAGTGTTCGGTCGAGACGACTCCGTGGAGGTGTCCGCTCACCGCGACCACGAGGCCGCACACGCACGGGTCTTCAAGATGATCGTGATCGGGGACTCGAACGTGGGGAAGACGTGTCTCACGTACCGATTCTGCGGAGGCACTTTCCTGAACAACCAGGAGGCAACGATCGGGGTCGACTTCAGAGAGAGGACGCTGCAGCTCGACGGGGAGAGCATCAAG TTGCAGATCTGGGACACGGCCGGTCAGGAGCGCTTCAGGAGGAGCATGGTGGAGCACTACTACCGCAGCGTGCACGCCGTCATCTTTGTGTACGACGTGACCAGCCTGGCCTCCTTCGAGAGCATCCCCGAGTGGATCGAGGAATGCAGCCGTCACTGTGTGGGGCCCCTGGTGCCCCGCATCATGGTGGGAAACAAGTGCGACCTGAGGGACCACCGGGAGGTCCCCACGGCCGCCGCCCAGTGTCTCGCCGACAGATACAACTTCCCGCTGTTTGAGACTTCGGCCAAAGACCCCGCTGAGAAGGAACACGTGGATGCCATCTTTCTGACGATAGCCTACAGGCTGAAGAGTCACAAACCTCTGAGACTGAAGCAGCTGAGTGAGAGCAGCAGCGTGACCCATCTGTGGAACCAGAGAGAGCAGGAATCCGCAACGTGTCAATGCTGA